A genome region from Nocardia sp. NBC_00565 includes the following:
- a CDS encoding ABC transporter permease → MASRYYPPNVKPMIKAAAAQGTIVMRFGHMITFLVRGLVSIPTMLRHYPKEFLRILSDVTWGNGSIVVGGGTAGVMVVLGASAGAIVGIEGYNALHLLGMDPATGLVASTAATRELAPIMASLAFASQAGCRFTAQLGAMRISEEIDAMEVLAIRSIPYLVTTRLMASVVAVVPLYLVCLAMNYVAVQSVVGLSSSVSAGTYEHYFRLVLNGTDIAYSLLKAVVFVVITSTIQCYYGFYASGGPQGVGVAAGRAMRASISTMIVVNLLLTMAFWGVDAGARLGG, encoded by the coding sequence GTGGCTTCGCGGTACTACCCGCCGAACGTCAAGCCGATGATCAAGGCGGCCGCGGCGCAGGGAACGATCGTGATGCGGTTCGGGCACATGATCACCTTCCTGGTTCGCGGGCTGGTCTCCATTCCGACGATGCTGCGCCACTATCCGAAGGAATTCCTGCGGATCCTCTCCGATGTGACCTGGGGAAACGGTTCGATCGTCGTGGGCGGCGGCACTGCGGGAGTGATGGTCGTCCTCGGTGCGTCGGCTGGGGCGATTGTCGGAATCGAGGGGTACAACGCGCTGCACCTGTTGGGTATGGATCCTGCGACGGGGTTGGTCGCGTCGACCGCGGCGACCAGAGAACTGGCGCCGATCATGGCCTCGCTGGCCTTCGCGTCCCAAGCAGGGTGCCGGTTTACCGCACAACTCGGCGCCATGCGGATTTCCGAGGAAATCGATGCCATGGAGGTCCTCGCGATCCGGTCGATCCCGTACCTCGTCACGACCCGGCTGATGGCGTCGGTCGTAGCAGTGGTCCCGCTGTATCTCGTGTGCCTCGCAATGAACTACGTCGCGGTGCAGAGCGTGGTCGGGCTGTCGAGCAGCGTGTCCGCAGGCACGTACGAGCACTATTTCCGGTTGGTACTCAACGGCACCGACATCGCCTACTCGTTACTGAAAGCTGTTGTCTTCGTGGTCATTACCTCCACTATCCAGTGCTACTACGGGTTCTATGCCTCGGGCGGTCCGCAGGGTGTCGGCGTTGCCGCGGGCCGCGCGATGCGCGCCAGTATCTCGACGATGATCGTGGTCAATCTCTTGCTGACGATGGCCTTCTGGGGCGTGGACGCGGGCGCAAGGCTGGGTGGGTAG
- a CDS encoding MlaD family protein, which produces MPILFETDGRGPTPAQLLLRGIGAVLVATVLVTVLAAKMNGDFEKTFEVAAVLADVGDGLPAKSDVKFRGVLVGTVKDVTPSIDGGPNHVNIVLKQEYADGIPRTVTARVVPSNVFAVSSIQLVDNGAGPPLRAHAEIPQDQSLSTVQLQTALTKLRQIIAATTRLGSDHTLGMLAAVAAATDRRGADLVQAGAQLDRITRELSAVIVPNGDPSTLGALTDAVRGLQSSAPDLLDALHHAVVPMRTIAEMDAALTSLLSAGASTLSTVGTALDNNTDKLINITTQLSPVLGVFADGGTQFTPIVSRIKVISDKWFTEFWPPGANTGTGKFLLEFTPHRMYTRADCPRYGALAGPSCETAPATVAPPVIPTVMDPRTFSGVPMGGNVGPVGSPQEKELLDRILGGDLNAAAELLLGPLARGSTVSVAPDPGNGAR; this is translated from the coding sequence ATGCCGATCCTGTTCGAGACCGACGGTAGAGGACCGACTCCCGCGCAACTTCTGCTGCGGGGGATCGGGGCAGTACTTGTTGCGACGGTGCTGGTCACCGTACTGGCCGCGAAGATGAACGGCGACTTCGAGAAGACATTCGAGGTGGCCGCGGTGCTCGCCGATGTCGGCGACGGGCTACCGGCCAAATCGGATGTGAAGTTCCGCGGTGTGCTCGTCGGGACGGTGAAGGATGTGACCCCGTCGATCGACGGGGGACCCAACCACGTGAATATCGTCCTGAAGCAGGAATACGCCGACGGAATCCCCCGGACCGTGACGGCTCGTGTCGTGCCGAGCAATGTTTTCGCTGTGTCCTCCATCCAGCTGGTCGACAACGGAGCCGGCCCGCCGCTCCGGGCTCACGCGGAAATCCCACAAGATCAGAGTCTGTCGACCGTGCAGCTGCAGACCGCGTTGACGAAGCTTCGCCAGATCATCGCCGCGACCACGCGGCTCGGCAGCGATCACACCCTGGGGATGTTGGCTGCCGTCGCCGCGGCGACAGATCGGCGAGGCGCCGACCTCGTGCAGGCCGGCGCGCAGCTCGACCGGATCACCCGTGAGCTCAGTGCGGTCATCGTGCCCAACGGGGATCCCTCGACCCTCGGTGCGTTGACCGATGCAGTGCGAGGGTTGCAATCGTCGGCGCCCGACCTGCTGGACGCATTACACCACGCTGTGGTCCCGATGCGGACGATCGCCGAAATGGACGCGGCATTGACCAGCCTGTTGTCCGCCGGGGCGAGCACCTTGTCGACAGTGGGCACAGCTCTGGACAACAACACCGACAAGCTGATCAACATCACTACCCAGCTCTCACCCGTGCTCGGCGTATTCGCCGACGGTGGAACGCAATTCACGCCGATCGTCAGCCGAATCAAGGTCATCTCCGACAAGTGGTTTACCGAGTTCTGGCCCCCAGGGGCGAACACGGGGACAGGGAAGTTCTTGCTCGAGTTCACTCCGCACCGGATGTATACGCGAGCCGACTGTCCGCGCTACGGCGCGCTAGCGGGCCCGAGCTGCGAGACGGCTCCCGCGACGGTCGCGCCACCGGTCATCCCGACGGTCATGGATCCGCGAACGTTCAGCGGGGTGCCCATGGGCGGCAACGTCGGGCCGGTAGGCAGTCCACAGGAGAAGGAGCTCCTGGATCGAATCCTCGGCGGTGATCTGAACGCGGCCGCCGAGCTGCTGCTCGGGCCATTGGCCAGGGGAAGCACCGTGAGCGTCGCGCCGGATCCAGGGAATGGGGCGCGATGA
- a CDS encoding MlaD family protein produces the protein MSYRKPLIGLVIFLTISLALTWTVFVTLQRSVQSATHSYTAVFTDVSGLRAGDDVRMAGVRVGRVDSVALDGTLAKVGFRVQSDQVLQGNTKASITYQNLIGQRYLGLSLGTYNDPRILPNGGEIPVAHTEPSFDISILLNGFEPLFSVLEPKQIDNITTAIIKALQGDTGSVTTLVAETSKLAESLAGPDRVLGDVIVNLDNIVHNLALQSGTIDTVITQARAIFDQMSTRRAELVDSMNSIATVAGSVATLVGQVQPDLDQMLTREPGFAKHFLDNKDAFAYFGFNLPLMLKGIARVSQEGSAVNAYVCDFNITLIPALTALVPTIVSLATPGGQPTHSPICR, from the coding sequence ATGAGCTACCGCAAGCCGTTGATCGGCCTCGTCATATTTCTGACGATTTCACTGGCCCTGACGTGGACGGTGTTCGTGACGCTGCAACGTAGTGTCCAGAGCGCCACGCACTCGTATACCGCGGTGTTCACCGACGTTTCGGGACTCCGTGCCGGCGACGACGTCCGGATGGCCGGGGTGCGGGTCGGGCGAGTCGATTCGGTTGCCTTGGACGGGACCCTGGCCAAGGTGGGGTTCCGCGTTCAATCCGATCAAGTGCTGCAGGGGAACACCAAGGCGTCGATCACGTATCAGAACCTTATCGGCCAGCGCTATCTCGGTCTGTCCCTCGGAACTTACAACGATCCGAGGATTCTGCCGAATGGCGGCGAGATCCCGGTGGCCCACACCGAACCCTCATTCGACATTTCCATCCTTCTCAACGGATTCGAACCGCTCTTCAGCGTGCTCGAGCCGAAACAGATCGACAACATCACCACAGCGATAATCAAAGCGCTGCAAGGGGATACCGGATCGGTCACCACGCTCGTCGCCGAGACATCGAAACTTGCCGAATCACTGGCGGGGCCGGACCGCGTCCTCGGTGACGTCATCGTCAATCTCGACAACATCGTGCACAACCTCGCGCTCCAGAGCGGCACTATCGACACCGTCATCACGCAAGCTCGCGCGATATTCGATCAGATGTCGACCAGGCGCGCAGAACTGGTCGACTCGATGAACTCCATCGCAACGGTCGCGGGCAGCGTCGCCACACTCGTCGGCCAGGTACAGCCCGACCTGGACCAGATGCTTACCAGGGAGCCGGGATTCGCGAAACATTTCCTCGACAACAAGGACGCATTCGCCTACTTCGGTTTCAATCTGCCGCTGATGCTGAAGGGCATCGCACGAGTCAGTCAGGAAGGTAGCGCCGTCAACGCGTATGTCTGCGATTTCAATATCACTCTCATTCCTGCCCTGACCGCGCTCGTACCCACGATCGTCTCCTTGGCCACGCCCGGCGGCCAACCCACCCACTCCCCAATCTGTAGGTGA
- a CDS encoding MCE family protein, protein MFRKYASKSFQILRRPIEEHSKWSLGIITVVGIVAVLAAALLVNSAGIGTVRYKAEFAQAAQISHGDSVTIAGVPVGTVDGTELESDHVVVTMKINRDVVLGADTKASIKLTTLLGSRYVELRPGGLGDLPDHRIKLSNTVVPYDLPHVLESATTVFEQVDAAKIGQTLTALAAQLQGTPALVPQVLKNIESLASVLADRRGQIGSLLTSTSQVTDVIHAQQASLGALVHDGRDLLQEITSRRATVDLLLKATTDLVNQLRDIVVNDRPEIDELLTSLDGLLQTLSNNDQLLRNSLQILPVSLRSFTNATGTANEMDFNAPAGPLIDSWLCAISGRADQLNLPPYLRDCK, encoded by the coding sequence GTGTTCAGGAAGTACGCGTCGAAATCGTTCCAGATCCTGCGCCGTCCCATCGAGGAGCACAGCAAATGGAGCCTCGGCATCATCACGGTCGTCGGAATCGTGGCCGTGCTGGCCGCGGCGCTGCTGGTGAACTCGGCCGGAATCGGCACTGTTCGCTACAAGGCGGAATTCGCCCAGGCCGCACAGATCAGTCACGGTGACTCGGTCACGATCGCGGGCGTCCCGGTCGGAACAGTCGACGGAACCGAGCTGGAAAGCGATCACGTCGTCGTGACCATGAAGATCAACCGGGATGTTGTCTTGGGCGCCGACACGAAGGCATCGATCAAACTGACAACGCTGCTCGGATCTCGCTACGTAGAGTTGCGGCCCGGGGGGCTCGGCGACCTCCCCGATCACCGAATCAAATTGTCCAACACCGTAGTTCCCTACGACCTGCCGCATGTTCTCGAAAGCGCGACAACGGTCTTCGAGCAAGTCGACGCCGCGAAGATCGGCCAAACTCTAACCGCTCTGGCGGCTCAGCTGCAGGGCACGCCCGCACTGGTGCCCCAGGTACTGAAGAACATCGAGAGCCTGGCTTCGGTGCTCGCCGACCGGCGCGGCCAGATCGGTTCGCTGCTCACCAGCACAAGCCAGGTGACGGACGTGATCCACGCCCAACAGGCCAGTCTGGGTGCGTTGGTGCACGACGGCCGAGACCTGTTGCAGGAGATCACCTCCCGGCGAGCAACCGTGGATCTACTCCTCAAAGCCACTACCGACCTGGTGAATCAGCTCCGAGACATCGTCGTGAACGATCGCCCCGAAATCGACGAACTGCTCACCAGCCTGGACGGGCTGCTGCAGACGCTGAGCAACAACGATCAGTTGCTCCGCAACAGTTTGCAGATACTCCCGGTTTCGCTGCGGAGCTTCACGAACGCGACCGGAACCGCGAACGAGATGGACTTCAACGCCCCCGCCGGACCGCTCATCGATTCGTGGTTGTGTGCCATCAGCGGCCGCGCGGATCAGTTGAATCTGCCGCCCTACCTGAGGGACTGCAAATGA
- a CDS encoding MCE family protein has translation MRSWVSIIKLAAIVVIAAVGCSGIRTATADNHEITVTAQFDNGAGLYEGNSVAVLGMPIGKVIDITPKGTFVEVKMRIDSGVEIPANAQAVTVSTSVLTDRHVEFTPVYRGGATLPDNAFLGLDRTKTPIEFDRLLSMADKMSVQLQGDGQGGGPVAQLLNVGAAMTGGNGQDIRAALNQLSAALQLGDDHGAATGNAITTIVNNLSALTSAAAANDRDIREFGTATRQLSDILTEANVGLGDTGAKINEILLQANELLSANQGKLKSTLNNANTVTQALTDYRRELSEFLDLAPLLMDNAYNAFDFDKRGVRIHALLDKIFFDGQLVKEVCNILGMRQLGCSTGTLQDFGPDFGITGMLESMAGLAK, from the coding sequence ATGAGATCGTGGGTATCGATTATAAAGCTCGCCGCGATCGTGGTCATCGCCGCTGTCGGTTGCTCGGGCATTCGGACCGCGACGGCGGACAATCATGAAATCACCGTGACGGCCCAATTCGACAATGGCGCTGGTCTTTACGAAGGAAATTCCGTCGCCGTCCTCGGCATGCCGATCGGGAAGGTTATCGACATCACCCCGAAGGGAACCTTTGTCGAAGTGAAGATGCGGATCGACTCAGGAGTCGAGATCCCCGCGAATGCCCAGGCCGTCACCGTGTCGACATCGGTATTGACGGACCGGCACGTCGAGTTCACCCCGGTCTACCGCGGGGGAGCCACGTTGCCGGACAACGCTTTCCTCGGCCTTGATCGCACGAAAACGCCCATCGAGTTCGACCGGCTGCTATCGATGGCCGACAAGATGTCGGTCCAATTGCAAGGAGACGGGCAGGGCGGCGGCCCCGTTGCCCAGTTGCTGAACGTAGGCGCCGCGATGACCGGAGGGAATGGGCAGGACATACGGGCGGCATTGAACCAACTCTCCGCGGCATTGCAACTCGGCGACGACCACGGGGCCGCGACAGGTAATGCGATCACCACAATTGTGAACAACCTGTCCGCATTGACCAGCGCCGCCGCGGCCAATGATCGTGACATTCGTGAATTCGGCACGGCGACACGGCAATTGAGCGATATCCTCACGGAAGCCAATGTAGGACTTGGGGATACCGGCGCCAAGATCAACGAGATCCTCCTCCAGGCGAACGAACTCCTCAGTGCCAACCAGGGCAAGCTGAAATCGACACTGAACAACGCGAATACCGTCACTCAGGCATTGACGGACTATCGCCGCGAGCTGTCGGAATTCCTCGATCTGGCCCCGCTCTTGATGGACAACGCGTATAACGCCTTCGACTTCGACAAGCGCGGCGTGCGGATCCACGCGTTGCTCGACAAAATCTTTTTCGACGGGCAGTTGGTCAAGGAAGTATGCAACATCCTTGGTATGCGCCAGCTCGGCTGCAGTACCGGCACGCTGCAGGACTTCGGCCCCGACTTCGGTATCACCGGGATGCTCGAATCCATGGCAGGACTGGCGAAATGA
- a CDS encoding MCE family protein, which yields MTRFRWRMVAIGISATVVLPTAACSVGLESLPLPTPGVGGNSYTLHATFANALNLPTKAKVKLAGADVGEVESMRARDYTAVVTMRIMSGVVLPVGTSAELRSATPLGDVFVAVAPPPPTASDTAVLRDGDTIPLASTSAAATIEELLTTSSLLVNGGAIRDLTKIVNGLGAAVGDQGERIADLINQSTRLVQSLAARSGEISDALVQTDRLTATLAAQQSTIDDVVSAAGPALGVLSANTQQILGLVSEVARISRQIAKFPSVNGTDTRSMVADINRIAGELNDAAISPDGSLDAVNKILGPIIKITDATSAHVNVDLQDLAIGALPDPRHPGDPGSQLPDATDWAAFVGSLTYTLLRLQDRVIGPGR from the coding sequence ATGACGCGCTTTCGGTGGCGAATGGTGGCCATCGGGATATCGGCCACGGTGGTCCTGCCCACGGCGGCGTGCTCGGTGGGACTGGAAAGTCTGCCATTGCCAACGCCGGGAGTCGGCGGCAATTCGTATACGCTGCACGCCACGTTTGCCAACGCACTAAATTTGCCGACCAAGGCCAAGGTGAAACTCGCCGGGGCCGACGTCGGTGAGGTGGAGTCCATGAGGGCGCGGGACTATACCGCCGTTGTCACGATGAGAATCATGTCCGGCGTGGTCCTGCCGGTCGGTACCAGTGCGGAGTTGCGTTCGGCGACCCCGCTCGGAGACGTCTTCGTCGCCGTTGCGCCGCCGCCGCCGACAGCGTCGGATACCGCCGTCCTGCGTGACGGCGATACTATTCCGCTCGCGTCGACCTCGGCAGCCGCGACGATCGAAGAACTGCTGACGACCTCGTCACTCCTGGTCAACGGCGGGGCGATCCGGGATCTGACCAAGATCGTCAACGGGCTCGGCGCCGCCGTCGGTGATCAGGGCGAACGTATCGCCGACCTGATCAACCAATCGACCCGACTGGTGCAAAGCCTGGCCGCGAGGTCGGGCGAAATCAGCGACGCCCTGGTCCAGACCGATCGCCTGACGGCGACGCTGGCGGCGCAGCAATCGACAATCGACGACGTGGTCTCCGCCGCCGGTCCGGCCCTGGGCGTCCTATCCGCGAACACCCAGCAGATCCTCGGCCTCGTCTCGGAGGTCGCTCGAATCAGTCGGCAGATCGCGAAGTTTCCCTCGGTCAACGGCACGGATACCCGCAGTATGGTCGCCGACATCAACCGAATCGCCGGCGAGCTCAACGATGCCGCGATCAGCCCTGACGGGAGCCTGGACGCCGTCAACAAAATACTGGGACCGATCATCAAGATCACCGACGCAACTTCGGCGCATGTCAACGTCGACCTTCAGGACCTGGCGATCGGGGCACTGCCGGACCCGCGGCACCCCGGCGATCCCGGAAGTCAGCTACCCGATGCCACAGATTGGGCGGCATTCGTCGGAAGTCTCACATACACGTTGCTGCGGTTGCAGGACCGAGTGATCGGACCCGGCAGATGA
- a CDS encoding MlaD family protein: MTHPTTKAISMQRLLEPPARVLVSTVRGLAAHRLLVSAVALALTLVLGLIYLVFGALRVDPTASNIHVRVHLSVSGGLLPNQDVTLRGVAIGRVQSVELADGGVIAVAAIDSAVKIPRGGEVRVAGLSLAGEQYLDFRPTTDGGPYLTDGAEISVDQTSTPVALATLLGDLNGTLAQIDPAKLETIVKELGVGPEGPQKLAAILDGGTFLISTLDSVLPQTVSLLHDSKVVLGTLADIGPGLQATSKNLSTLLRGVESKDQGFRTFVDRAPATMHSMDAIIADNSPTMVQLLGNLTTVAQLAYVHVPALDEFFFPKYRAGSTLEAIATVFHDGGIWGLVNIYPRYSCDYDLARLPPSVPDSSEPYLHTYCPNQDPSVLIRGARNAPRPPGDDTAGPPAGVTPDERSTPTPVGPQSIPVPYGGPDITQPTPR; encoded by the coding sequence ATGACGCATCCGACTACAAAGGCGATTTCGATGCAGCGGCTGCTGGAACCTCCCGCGCGAGTACTCGTCAGCACTGTGCGTGGGTTGGCCGCACACCGACTGCTGGTATCGGCGGTCGCACTGGCCCTGACTTTGGTTCTCGGACTGATCTACCTGGTGTTCGGAGCTCTCCGAGTCGATCCGACGGCATCGAATATCCATGTGCGGGTGCACCTTTCAGTGTCCGGCGGACTGCTCCCGAATCAGGACGTAACGCTGCGCGGCGTCGCCATCGGCCGGGTGCAATCCGTCGAACTCGCCGACGGCGGGGTTATCGCGGTCGCCGCCATCGATTCGGCGGTGAAGATCCCCAGAGGCGGTGAGGTACGGGTGGCGGGGCTGTCGCTGGCAGGCGAGCAGTACCTCGATTTCAGACCGACAACCGACGGCGGGCCGTATCTGACCGACGGCGCGGAGATATCCGTCGACCAGACCTCGACACCGGTGGCCCTGGCGACCTTGCTGGGCGATTTGAATGGAACGCTCGCCCAAATCGATCCCGCGAAACTCGAAACCATCGTGAAGGAGCTGGGAGTGGGGCCCGAGGGCCCACAGAAGCTCGCGGCAATACTCGACGGTGGCACCTTCCTCATCTCGACGCTGGATTCTGTACTTCCGCAAACGGTCAGCCTGTTGCACGACAGCAAGGTTGTGCTCGGCACGCTGGCCGACATCGGCCCCGGCCTGCAGGCCACATCGAAAAACTTGTCGACCCTGCTTCGCGGTGTCGAGTCGAAAGACCAGGGGTTTCGCACGTTTGTCGATCGCGCCCCCGCGACAATGCACTCGATGGACGCCATCATCGCCGACAACTCCCCGACGATGGTGCAGCTACTGGGGAATTTGACCACCGTTGCGCAGCTGGCCTACGTCCATGTGCCCGCCCTCGACGAGTTCTTCTTCCCGAAATACCGTGCGGGCTCCACCCTCGAAGCGATCGCGACCGTCTTCCACGACGGCGGAATATGGGGGCTGGTCAACATATATCCGCGGTACTCGTGCGACTACGATCTGGCGCGGCTGCCGCCCTCGGTACCCGACTCTTCCGAGCCGTATCTGCACACCTATTGCCCGAACCAAGATCCCTCCGTGCTCATCCGCGGTGCGCGCAACGCCCCGCGCCCGCCGGGTGACGACACCGCGGGTCCGCCCGCGGGCGTCACTCCCGACGAGCGTTCGACGCCGACTCCAGTGGGACCGCAATCCATTCCGGTGCCCTACGGAGGACCCGATATCACCCAGCCGACGCCGAGGTAG
- a CDS encoding FAD-dependent oxidoreductase gives MTFVITQRCCNDASCVSECPVDCIRPRPDDPEYRTTEMLYIDPDTCIDCGACVPACPVDAIFADDELPASMGRFTDLGRAYFERHPLSVDLVAPQSAPLRLPNELGTLRVAIVGTGPAACYAAEQLLRHGDVEIEMFDRLPTPWGLIRSGVAPDHPETKGIADIFASAFKSDAVRFYLNVEVGEHISQEELRQHHHAVLYAVGASSDRRLGIPGEELPGSHSATEFVAWYNGHPDHADRGFDLSGERALIVGNGNVALDIARILTLDPAELAKTDIADHALKALRDSNIREVVVLGRRGPLQAAYSVAEFLALGYLPGVDIVIDEAELALDPISKARLDDCDAEPALELKLQLADEYSRRPVAKGNKRIVFRYLTSPTELRGSGCVESVRLVRNVLDGDMCAVATGETESIGASLVLRSVGYRGEPVADLPFDVDRGVIPNDRGRVDRMVGVYTTGWIKRGARGVIGTNRSDAQETVSALLEDFLAGRLAPPESDRAALFTLLTERRPELIDKARWHDIDDAEKAAGMAVGRPRIKTHRYP, from the coding sequence ATGACCTTCGTGATCACCCAACGCTGCTGCAACGACGCCAGCTGTGTCTCCGAATGCCCCGTCGACTGCATCCGGCCGCGCCCCGACGACCCGGAGTACCGCACCACCGAGATGCTGTACATCGACCCGGACACCTGCATCGATTGTGGGGCCTGTGTGCCGGCCTGCCCCGTGGACGCGATCTTCGCCGACGACGAACTCCCCGCGTCGATGGGTCGATTCACCGACCTCGGCCGGGCCTACTTCGAGCGGCACCCGCTCAGCGTGGACCTCGTCGCGCCGCAGTCGGCGCCGCTGCGGTTGCCGAACGAACTCGGGACGCTTCGTGTTGCGATTGTCGGCACTGGGCCAGCGGCCTGCTACGCGGCAGAGCAGCTGCTCAGACACGGTGATGTAGAGATCGAGATGTTCGACCGGTTGCCTACACCTTGGGGGCTGATTCGTAGCGGCGTGGCCCCCGACCATCCCGAAACCAAGGGCATCGCCGACATTTTCGCTTCGGCGTTCAAGAGCGATGCTGTGCGGTTCTACCTGAATGTCGAAGTGGGTGAGCACATTTCGCAGGAGGAGCTGCGTCAGCACCATCACGCCGTGCTGTACGCGGTCGGCGCTTCCAGCGATCGCCGGTTAGGTATTCCCGGTGAGGAACTACCCGGGAGCCACTCCGCCACCGAGTTCGTTGCTTGGTACAACGGTCATCCCGACCACGCCGACCGCGGTTTCGACCTGTCAGGGGAGCGGGCCCTGATCGTCGGCAACGGGAACGTCGCACTCGATATCGCGCGGATCCTTACCCTCGACCCCGCCGAGCTGGCCAAGACCGACATCGCCGATCACGCACTCAAAGCCCTGCGCGACAGCAACATTCGCGAGGTTGTTGTCCTCGGCCGCCGCGGTCCGCTGCAAGCGGCGTACTCCGTGGCGGAGTTCCTGGCGCTGGGCTATCTGCCCGGGGTCGATATCGTCATCGACGAGGCAGAGCTGGCGCTCGACCCGATAAGCAAAGCGAGACTGGACGACTGCGATGCGGAGCCGGCACTGGAACTGAAGTTGCAGCTCGCTGATGAGTACTCTCGGCGACCGGTCGCGAAGGGCAACAAGCGCATCGTCTTCCGGTATCTGACCTCACCCACCGAACTGCGAGGTAGCGGCTGCGTCGAATCGGTACGACTCGTTCGTAACGTGCTCGATGGTGATATGTGCGCTGTAGCGACCGGCGAGACGGAGAGTATCGGTGCGTCACTGGTGCTGCGGTCGGTTGGTTACCGCGGCGAGCCTGTTGCGGACCTGCCGTTCGACGTTGACCGCGGTGTGATCCCGAACGATCGTGGACGGGTGGATCGTATGGTTGGCGTCTACACGACCGGGTGGATCAAACGTGGCGCGCGCGGCGTCATCGGCACCAATCGATCGGACGCGCAGGAGACCGTCTCGGCGCTGCTGGAGGATTTCCTAGCGGGCAGACTGGCCCCGCCGGAGTCCGATCGCGCGGCGTTGTTCACCCTCCTGACCGAGCGTCGACCGGAATTGATCGACAAGGCTCGATGGCACGACATCGACGATGCCGAGAAAGCTGCCGGAATGGCGGTGGGCCGACCCCGGATCAAGACACATCGCTATCCATGA
- a CDS encoding Rieske 2Fe-2S domain-containing protein, protein MQLHGLDLALTGWFQVAWSGDIDRNQVVALRYFGRDLVAYRSKDGVVRVHDRYCKHLGASLAHGGCVVGEGIQCPFHGWVWGPDGHNVSIPYQDRPNKAAKLGTWHVLERNEAIYVWFDAAGRDPFWDVPEMLTWAPQAADRDFHTAWPNGREHFGDLRVHPQMVTENAVDRHHFRFVHKTPISPVILDELVEGPEWRARVGFGRGWHKNPNDENGTLRTDTMNTLELLWSGIGVSVNVEHTIEGIRIISINTTPVEDGKTELFATYWIDRIENDLEDGTYQRRLNEAKLALPDDIEIWNHQVFVDPPGALAVEEGRGFRRIRKWVQQFYPGIDTAAAPGGENGYMPKLKAPG, encoded by the coding sequence GTGCAACTACACGGACTGGATCTCGCGCTGACCGGGTGGTTCCAGGTGGCCTGGTCCGGGGACATCGACAGGAATCAGGTTGTCGCGCTGCGCTACTTCGGCCGAGATCTGGTGGCCTACCGGAGCAAAGACGGCGTGGTGCGAGTGCACGACCGGTATTGCAAGCACCTCGGAGCAAGCTTGGCGCACGGCGGTTGCGTGGTCGGCGAGGGCATTCAGTGCCCGTTCCATGGATGGGTCTGGGGTCCCGACGGACACAATGTGTCCATCCCGTATCAGGATCGTCCCAACAAGGCGGCCAAGCTGGGCACGTGGCACGTCCTCGAGCGCAACGAGGCCATATATGTGTGGTTCGACGCCGCGGGGCGCGATCCGTTCTGGGACGTCCCGGAAATGCTCACCTGGGCACCGCAAGCAGCCGACCGGGACTTTCACACAGCATGGCCCAACGGCCGAGAGCACTTCGGCGACCTGCGGGTGCATCCGCAGATGGTGACCGAGAACGCGGTCGATCGACATCACTTCCGCTTCGTGCACAAAACCCCGATCAGCCCGGTCATACTCGACGAACTTGTGGAGGGCCCGGAGTGGCGAGCCCGAGTCGGCTTCGGCCGCGGGTGGCACAAGAACCCCAATGACGAGAACGGGACGCTCCGAACCGACACCATGAACACCCTCGAACTTCTTTGGTCGGGAATCGGCGTCAGCGTCAATGTGGAGCACACCATCGAGGGCATCCGGATCATCAGCATCAACACCACCCCCGTCGAGGATGGCAAGACCGAACTCTTCGCTACCTACTGGATCGACCGCATCGAAAACGATCTCGAGGACGGCACCTACCAACGCCGTCTCAATGAAGCCAAGCTGGCCCTGCCAGACGATATCGAGATCTGGAACCACCAGGTCTTCGTCGACCCGCCGGGCGCCTTGGCGGTCGAAGAAGGCCGAGGCTTCCGCCGGATCCGCAAGTGGGTGCAGCAGTTCTATCCCGGCATTGACACCGCCGCCGCGCCGGGGGGCGAAAATGGCTACATGCCGAAGTTGAAAGCCCCAGGATGA